Proteins encoded by one window of Cylindrospermum stagnale PCC 7417:
- a CDS encoding DUF2232 domain-containing protein: protein MSNLDSLPEESEEDPSPESQTSGSQWLDKQEQLAPQGSPPNALDQSIRLSPQLKVDAPLRMVETAFLASTSSLIWFINFYFPLGPVLRIFFPVPIALVYLRWGRRAAWMAAVTSGLLLAVLMGPVRSLLFVMPFAFMGVLLGATWYRRVPWIVSITLGTLLGTLGVFFRLWLLSVLSGEDLWIYVINQVTDIIEWIFLKLGLLTNPSVFLIQVGAVALIAINNFIYLIVVHLAAWLLLDRLGNSIPRPPQWVQVLMDYEV from the coding sequence ATGAGCAATTTAGATTCCCTGCCAGAAGAATCAGAGGAAGACCCCTCCCCTGAATCTCAAACCTCTGGCAGTCAATGGTTAGATAAACAAGAGCAGTTAGCGCCACAGGGCAGTCCACCCAACGCTCTCGATCAGAGCATACGGCTATCGCCCCAACTGAAAGTTGATGCACCTTTGCGGATGGTGGAAACGGCGTTTTTAGCCAGTACCTCTAGCTTGATTTGGTTTATTAATTTCTACTTTCCCTTAGGGCCTGTTTTGCGGATATTTTTTCCAGTGCCGATCGCCTTAGTTTACCTGCGTTGGGGTAGGCGAGCAGCATGGATGGCAGCTGTCACTTCTGGGTTACTACTGGCAGTGCTGATGGGACCAGTTCGTAGCCTGCTTTTTGTCATGCCCTTTGCCTTCATGGGTGTGCTTTTGGGGGCGACGTGGTATCGTCGTGTGCCCTGGATTGTTTCCATCACTTTAGGCACGCTGTTGGGCACTCTAGGGGTGTTTTTTCGACTATGGTTACTCTCTGTGTTATCGGGTGAAGACCTGTGGATTTATGTGATTAACCAGGTGACAGACATCATAGAGTGGATCTTCTTGAAACTGGGATTGTTGACAAATCCGAGTGTGTTTTTGATTCAGGTGGGGGCAGTGGCCTTGATTGCAATCAACAACTTTATCTATTTGATTGTGGTACATCTGGCAGCGTGGCTACTGTTAGATCGCCTGGGTAATTCTATTCCCCGTCCGCCACAGTGGGTACAAGTCCTGATGGATTATGAAGTGTAG
- a CDS encoding sugar transferase, translated as MFTSTLTTDAKGLVVDNVALLNHLHAVNLSQQPLHPSTASATKRLIDIIGAIVGLVIAAVVTVPVAIATIIHDPGPIFYSQIRCGLNGKCFRIWKFRSMVVGAEKLKHLVKNQAQGHIFKCTDDPRITPVGKFLRRTSLDELPQFWNVLMGEMSLVGTRPPTSDEVMHYEPHHWERLRVKPGMTGEWQANGRSSIKDFETIVSMDINYQHKWSIVYDLSLIIKTIRVVLKKSGAC; from the coding sequence ATGTTCACATCTACTTTGACTACTGATGCTAAAGGTCTTGTCGTGGATAATGTGGCTCTTCTGAATCATCTGCACGCAGTTAATTTATCACAACAGCCGTTACACCCCTCAACTGCCAGCGCGACAAAACGACTAATAGACATTATCGGTGCCATCGTGGGACTGGTAATAGCCGCTGTGGTAACAGTCCCTGTGGCAATAGCTACGATCATTCATGATCCAGGCCCGATATTTTATTCCCAAATTCGCTGCGGTTTAAACGGAAAATGTTTCCGCATTTGGAAGTTCCGTTCTATGGTCGTTGGTGCCGAAAAACTCAAGCATCTAGTAAAAAACCAGGCTCAAGGTCACATCTTTAAATGCACTGACGATCCTCGCATTACCCCTGTGGGTAAATTCTTGCGGCGCACTAGCTTGGATGAACTTCCTCAATTTTGGAACGTCTTGATGGGGGAAATGAGCTTAGTTGGCACCCGTCCACCCACTTCTGATGAAGTCATGCACTATGAACCACACCACTGGGAAAGATTGCGAGTCAAACCAGGTATGACCGGAGAATGGCAGGCTAATGGCCGTTCCAGCATCAAAGATTTTGAAACCATCGTCAGTATGGATATCAATTATCAGCACAAGTGGTCTATAGTTTATGACCTGAGTCTAATTATTAAAACTATTCGGGTAGTCTTGAAAAAAAGTGGCGCTTGTTAA
- a CDS encoding Crp/Fnr family transcriptional regulator, which produces MEDRYSLQPPAHHWMTTSAPFFQGLPATVVETALTHLVSRTHPANQVILLENDWGGSVYFIVDGWVKIRTYNMEGKEVTLNILGKGELFGEMAALDEVPRSTDVITLTPTMIGSMPAQDFVKLLQIEPLAGLRLSQLMARRLRQVNRRLRLRESDSQSRVADTLLFLAEGQGKRGQTGTEIPNLPHRELSSLSGLARETVTRVLTRLEKKGLIRRDQDIICIPDLSALERMIV; this is translated from the coding sequence ATGGAAGATCGATATAGCTTGCAGCCACCCGCGCATCACTGGATGACCACGTCGGCTCCTTTTTTTCAAGGGTTGCCAGCAACGGTGGTGGAAACAGCCCTCACCCATCTCGTGTCCCGTACTCACCCAGCGAATCAAGTAATCCTGCTAGAAAATGACTGGGGCGGCTCTGTGTATTTTATCGTCGATGGATGGGTAAAAATTCGCACCTACAATATGGAAGGAAAAGAGGTAACGCTGAATATTCTCGGTAAGGGGGAATTATTTGGAGAAATGGCAGCGCTAGATGAAGTACCGCGCTCTACAGATGTAATTACCCTGACTCCGACGATGATTGGCAGTATGCCTGCTCAGGATTTTGTCAAGTTACTTCAGATAGAACCCTTGGCGGGACTCAGATTGTCGCAATTGATGGCACGACGTTTGCGGCAGGTGAATCGAAGATTGCGCTTGCGGGAATCTGATAGTCAGTCGCGGGTCGCAGACACGTTACTATTTTTGGCAGAAGGACAGGGAAAAAGAGGGCAGACAGGCACAGAAATTCCTAATTTACCTCACCGAGAATTGAGTAGTTTGAGCGGACTGGCACGGGAAACAGTTACACGAGTATTGACAAGGCTAGAAAAAAAAGGCTTGATTAGACGGGATCAAGACATTATTTGTATTCCCGATTTGTCAGCCTTAGAAAGAATGATCGTTTAA
- a CDS encoding glycosyltransferase, whose protein sequence is MNHQPVDATTASNFLPMVSVVVPIYNGEADLPDLISCLLSQTYPKDRVEYLLVDNNSSDRTLAILKTTAENCPITIRPLSENQIQSSYAARNKGIRAAVGEILVFTDADCRPQPEWLITLIQPFVNQFVVIVAGEVVALPGKTLLEQHADREETLSQKHTLAHKFCPYGQTANLAIRHTALETAGLFRPYLTTGGDADICWRILGANIGRWEFAPEAIVQHRHRTTLKELESQWRRYGRSNRYLHELHGVELMRDLTSKQYVHRLLRWLFKEVPKESVKAIAFKGSFVDLLNTPIGLFTAYARSVGQRDAKLPENAKIIDWL, encoded by the coding sequence ATGAACCATCAGCCTGTTGATGCAACCACCGCGTCCAACTTCTTGCCCATGGTGTCGGTGGTTGTGCCTATTTATAATGGTGAGGCAGATTTACCTGATTTAATCAGTTGTCTTTTGTCTCAAACTTACCCAAAAGACCGGGTAGAATATTTGCTGGTAGACAATAATAGTAGCGATCGCACTCTCGCTATTTTGAAAACAACTGCCGAAAATTGCCCAATCACAATTCGACCTTTAAGCGAAAACCAAATTCAAAGCTCCTACGCTGCTCGCAACAAGGGGATTCGCGCAGCGGTGGGCGAAATTCTGGTTTTTACCGACGCTGATTGTCGTCCCCAACCAGAATGGCTAATTACATTAATTCAGCCATTTGTCAATCAATTCGTGGTAATTGTTGCTGGTGAAGTTGTGGCGTTACCAGGTAAAACCCTGCTAGAACAACACGCAGACCGTGAAGAGACTTTATCTCAAAAGCATACTCTCGCCCATAAATTTTGTCCATACGGTCAAACGGCTAATTTGGCAATTCGCCATACCGCTTTGGAAACAGCAGGGTTATTTCGTCCCTATCTCACCACTGGCGGTGATGCAGACATTTGCTGGCGGATTTTGGGGGCGAATATTGGGCGTTGGGAATTTGCTCCAGAGGCAATCGTCCAGCATCGTCACCGTACTACACTCAAAGAACTCGAAAGCCAATGGCGGCGCTATGGACGCTCAAATCGCTATCTCCATGAACTGCATGGAGTAGAGTTAATGCGTGATCTCACATCCAAGCAATATGTCCATCGCTTGTTACGTTGGTTATTTAAAGAAGTGCCAAAAGAAAGTGTCAAGGCGATCGCATTTAAAGGTAGCTTTGTAGACTTGTTAAATACTCCCATTGGTTTGTTTACTGCTTATGCCCGTAGTGTTGGGCAACGGGACGCTAAGTTGCCAGAGAATGCCAAGATAATTGATTGGCTGTGA
- the cobT gene encoding nicotinate mononucleotide-dependent phosphoribosyltransferase CobT: protein MIRIYTQIKQGEKWLGRYRASLPIFACVLGFTETGLIPGISAAGRTPEDRKYTACADAEFLYYGAEKEPVYPLPPLAAGASPVLISRAVVEALKIPVYLFNAGLPQVPAVPVIDLGGAIAKCLSQGAAMSIAQVHHLFEQGLLWGSKLSANIQQSYLILGECVVGGTTTALAILTGLGIEAAGKVNSSHPICNHEQKWAVVQAGLEKSQNPLDPLELIAAVGDPMQVVVAGMAIAASRSCGVMLAGGTQMLAVYALIQAIAQTYSLSWQPEAVVVGTTRWVAEDPTGATVDLALSLGKNAGIPPLIATQLSFANSRYPQLQAYEQGFVKEGMGAGAACIAAHLSQNWQQDQLLAAIEDQLQRLNS from the coding sequence ATGATTCGCATTTATACCCAAATAAAACAAGGTGAAAAATGGCTAGGACGTTATCGCGCTAGTCTACCGATATTTGCTTGTGTTTTAGGATTTACGGAAACTGGTTTGATTCCAGGGATTTCCGCTGCTGGTCGCACTCCAGAAGATCGGAAATATACTGCTTGTGCTGATGCCGAGTTTTTATATTACGGTGCTGAAAAAGAGCCAGTATATCCCCTACCACCCTTGGCAGCGGGGGCATCCCCTGTGCTAATTTCCCGCGCTGTCGTTGAGGCGCTGAAGATACCAGTTTATTTGTTTAATGCGGGGTTGCCCCAAGTTCCTGCTGTGCCAGTGATTGATTTGGGTGGGGCGATCGCTAAATGTTTAAGTCAAGGTGCTGCTATGTCCATAGCACAGGTACACCATTTGTTTGAACAGGGGCTGCTTTGGGGTTCTAAATTGAGTGCTAATATCCAACAGAGTTATCTGATTTTAGGTGAGTGCGTTGTCGGTGGTACCACAACTGCTTTAGCAATTTTAACTGGCTTGGGTATAGAAGCAGCGGGAAAGGTTAACAGTAGTCACCCTATTTGTAACCATGAACAAAAGTGGGCGGTGGTACAAGCTGGACTGGAAAAAAGTCAAAATCCTCTAGATCCCTTGGAACTAATCGCAGCTGTGGGTGATCCGATGCAAGTGGTGGTAGCTGGGATGGCGATCGCAGCCAGCCGCAGTTGTGGGGTAATGCTGGCAGGTGGCACACAAATGTTAGCCGTTTATGCGCTGATTCAGGCGATCGCGCAAACTTACTCTTTATCTTGGCAACCAGAAGCAGTAGTCGTCGGTACTACTCGCTGGGTAGCAGAAGACCCTACAGGCGCTACTGTTGACTTAGCCCTCAGCTTGGGAAAAAATGCCGGAATCCCTCCCCTCATCGCCACTCAGCTAAGTTTTGCGAATTCTCGTTATCCCCAACTCCAAGCTTATGAGCAAGGCTTTGTTAAAGAAGGTATGGGTGCTGGTGCTGCTTGTATAGCCGCCCACCTGAGCCAAAATTGGCAGCAAGATCAACTTTTGGCAGCGATTGAAGACCAACTCCAGCGGCTGAATAGTTGA